The following proteins are encoded in a genomic region of Oryza brachyantha chromosome 11, ObraRS2, whole genome shotgun sequence:
- the LOC102710533 gene encoding glutamine--fructose-6-phosphate aminotransferase [isomerizing] 2, with protein MCGIFAYLNYNVSRERRYILEVLFNGLRRLEYRGYDSSGIALDADATSACGSSAAAPAYAGAAPLVFRQEGKIENLVRSVYSEVDEKDVNLDTAFNVHAGIAHTRWATHGVPAPRNSHPQSSGAGDEFLVVHNGIITNYEVLKETLIRHGFTFESDTDTEVIPKLAKFVFDKAHDEEGDVTFSQVVMEVMRQLEGAYALIFKSPHYPNELIACKRGSTLILGVNELSGENSGKPFHDVKTLTANGKPKELFFSSDLCAIVEHTKNYLVIEDNEIVHIKDGSVSILKFGHDKEKPASVQRALSVLEMEVEQIKKGSYDHFMQKEIHEQPHSLTTTMRGRLKDSGVLLGGLKEKEYLKTIRRSRRVVFIGCGTSYNAALAARPIVEELTGIPVTMEVASDLLDRQGPIYREDTAVFVSQSGETADTLLALDYALENGALCVGITNTVGSTLSRRTHCGVHINAGCEIGVASTKAYTSQIVVMVMLALAVGSDQISTQARRQTIISGLSSLPSNVSEVLKLDSEMKELASSLIDSESLLVFGRGYNYATALEGALKVKEVALMHSEGMLAGEMKHGPLALVDENLPIIVIATRDACFSKQQSVIQQLLSRKGRLIVLCSKGDTSAVCPSGSCRVIEVPEVADCLQPVINIIPLQLLSYHLTVLRGFDVDQPRNLAKSVTTQ; from the exons ATGTGCGGGATCTTCGCCTACCTCAACTACAATGTGTCGCGGGAGCGCCGGTACATCCTCGAGGTCCTCTTCAatggcctccgccgcctcgagTACCGCGGCTACGACTCCTCCGGCATCGCCCTAGATGCTGACGCTACGTCGGCCTGTGGCTCttctgcggcggcgccggcgtacGCCGGGGCGGCCCCGCTGGTGTTCCGCCAGGAGGGCAAGATCGAGAACCTCGTGCGATCCGTCTACTCCG AGGTTGATGAGAAGGATGTGAACCTGGACACTGCCTTCAATGTGCATGCTGGAATTGCCCACACCAGATGGGCCACGCACGGTGTGCCTGCCCCAAGGAACAGCCACCCCCAATCTTCTGGCGCAGGCGATGAGTTCTTGGTCGTCCACAATGGCATCATCACAAACTATGag GTTCTGAAAGAGACACTAATTCGGCATGGGTTTACCTTTGAGTCTGATACCGATACAGAAGTCATCCCTAAGTTAGCAAAGTTTGTTTTTGATAAGGCCCATGATGAAGAAG GTGATGTCACATTTAGCCAAGTTGTTATGGAAGTCATGAGGCAGCTTGAAGGAGCCTATGCACTTATCTTTAAAAGCCCACACTACCCCAATGAACTGATTGCATGTAAACGAGGCAGCACATTGATACTTGGTGTTAAT GAATTAAGTGGTGAAAACAGTGGGAAACCATTTCATGATGTCAAAACTCTGACAGCAAATGGGAAACCCAAAGAACTATTCTTCTCCAGTGATTTATGTGCTATTGTAGAGCATACCAAGAACTATTTGGTTATTGAAGATAATGAAATTGTTCATATTAAG GATGGCAGTGTGTCTATCCTTAAGTTTGGCCATGACAAAGAAAAGCCAGCATCTGTACAAAGAGCATTGTCTGTCCTTGAGATGGAAGTTGAGCAAATAAAGAAAGGAAGTTATGACCACTTCATGCAGAAGGAAATCCATGAACAGCCACATTCATTAACAACAACTATGAGGGGTAGATTGAAGGACAGTGGAGTTCTTTTAGGAGGATTAAAGGAAAAGGAGTACCTCAAAACTATTAGGCGCAGTAGAAGGGTAGTTTTCATTGGCTGTGGTACAAGCTACAATGCTGCCTTAGCTGCAAGACCTATTGTGGAGGAACTAACCG GTATTCCTGTGACTATGGAGGTTGCAAGTGACTTGCTGGACAGACAAGGTCCTATTTACAGAGAAGACACTGCGGTTTTCGTTAGCCAGTCAGGGGAGACAGCAGATACCCTCCTTGCTCTTGATTATGCACTAGAAAATGGAGCACTTTGTGTTGGCATAACAAACACAGTAGGAAGCACATTGTCAAGAAGAACACATTGCGGAGTTCACATCAATGCTGGTTGTGAGATCGGTGTTGCTAGTACGAAG GCATATACAAGTCAAATAGTAGTCATGGTGATGTTGGCCTTGGCTGTTGGATCTGATCAAATATCCACCCAAGCTAGACGTCAAACAATCATCAGTGGTCTTTCCAGTCTTCCAA GCAATGTCAGTGAAGTTCTAAAACTTGATTCTGAGATGAAGGAACTTGCCTCTTCCTTGATCGATTCAGAGTCACTCCTCGTGTTTGGCAGAGGTTATAACTATGCCACTGCCTTAGAGGGTGCTCTTAAAGTTAAGGAGGTTGCACTGATGCACAGTGAAGGCATGCTTGCTGGTGAAATGAAGCATGGACCACTTGCACTAGTGGATGAAAACCTTCCTATCATTGTGATCGCAACACGTGATGCGTGCTTCAG CAAGCAACAGTCAGTGATTCAGCAGCTCCTTTCTCGCAAGGGGCGTCTGATAGTGCTATGCTCGAAGGGAGACACATCTGCAGTTTGTCCTAGTGGATCTTGCAGGGTTATTGAAGTTCCAGAGGTTGCTGACTGTCTCCAACCAGTGATCAACATTATTCCATTACAG CTGCTCTCATACCATCTCACAGTTCTTCGAGGTTTCGATGT